The genomic DNA CCCGCTACTCCACCACCGGAACAGCTTCACGCGTTAACGCGCAGCCACTGGTTGTACGTCATGTTAAGGGTTCGATGGCCATTGCCCACAACGGTAATATTTCAAATGCGTCGCAGATTAAGCAGGAGCTTGAAATGACCGGTGCAATCTTCCATTCCACTAACGATTCTGAGGTCATTTCCTACGTCATTACGGCGTCGCGCCTGACTGAGCCTTCGATAGAAAAGGCCATTGAGAAGGCGATGTATCGCCTTGAGGGTGCTTATTCCATGGTGGTCATGTCCCCGAGAAAGTTGATTGCTGTGCGCGACCCACACGGTTTCCGTCCGCTGTGCATCGGTCAGACCGAGGACGGTTCAATCGTGTTCACCAGTGAGACTTGCGCGCTTAATACGCTCAACGCAACGTGGCTGCGCGATGTCGAACCCGGCGAAATTGTCGTTGCGGACGACAATGGTATGCGCTCTATTAAAACCCACTGTGGCCAGAACACCGGCCTGTGTGTGTTTGAACTGGTTTATTTCGCCCGGCCCGATTCAGTTATCGACGGGGCCTCGGTGCATGCGGCGCGCTTAAAGGCGGGCGAATTTCTCTGGAAAGAGCACCCTGTGGAGGCTGATGTTGTCATCGGTGTGCCTGATTCAGGGCTGGATGCTGCGCTGGGCTTTTCCAAAGCATCGGGTATCCCGTATGGTGTCGGTTTTATAAAAAACCGCTATATCGGTCGAACCTTTATTCAGCCGAGTCAGGGGCAACGTCAGGATTCGGTGCGCATTAAACTAAACGTGCTGCGTGAGACGGTGGAGGGCAAGCGTGTTGTCATGATCGACGATTCGATTGTTCGCGGTACCACCTGTGCCAATATCGTCAATCTGCTGCGCCATGCGGGAGCCAAAGAAGTGCATATGCGTGTATCATGTCCACCTTTCAAGCACCCCTGCTTCTTTGGTACCGACATTGATAGTACCGAAAATCTGATTGCTTGCCAGATGACCGTTGCGGAAATTGCCGAGAAAACCGGTGTAGATTCACTGGGATATCTCAGTGTTGAGAGTGTGCAAAACATAGCAAAGCCGAAATTTGGGCATTTTTGTGTAGGATGCTTCACCGGGCAATATCCCATTGCAGTTCCGGAATGTGAAGTATATGACAAATTCCAGTTTGAGCTGTCCACCGAAGAAACAGATTGATTTTTTAAGTAAGGGAGACGTTCTGAGATGCAAAACAGCTTTTCCGAAAGCTACCGCGCTGCGGGCGTGGATGTGACCGCAGGCTACAAGGCGGTCGAGCTGATGAAAAAACATGTGGCGCGTACCCGCACCCCCGCCGTTTTAGATTCAATAGGCGGTTTTGGTGGTATGCTTTTGCCGGATCTGACCGGTATATCCCGCCCGGTGCTGGTTTCCGGCACAGATGGCGTGGGTACCAAGCTTAAAATAGCTTTTTTGTTGGACAAGCATGATACGGTAGGCATCGACTGCGTGGCAATGTGTGTTAACGATATTGTTTGCTGCGGCGCAAAGCCACTTTTGTTCTTAGACTATATCGCGCTAGGCAAGAACACGCCTGAGCGTGTGGCCGAAATTGTCTCCGGCGTGGCGGAGGGCTGTGTGCAGTCCGGTTGTGCTTTGGTCGGCGGTGAAACGGCTGAAATGCCCGGCTTCTACAGTGAGGATGAATACGATCTCGCTGGATTTTCGGTCGGTGTCGTGGATCAGAGCAAGATTCTGACCCCCGACAATTGCCGCAAGGGAGACGTACTAATCGCACTCCCGTCATCCGGTGTACATTCCAATGGTTTTTCGCTGGTGCGCAAGGTTTTTGATGTTGAGCATGCCGATCTTGGAAGACACTATGACGAACTGGGCGCTACGATTGGCGAGACGTTGCTGACACCCACTAAGCTGTACGTTAAGTCTGCGCTCGCAGCGATCGAAGCTGGCGGCGTGCGTTCGATTGCGCACATCACCGGCGGCGGCTTCTACGAGAATATTCCGCGCGCCCTGCCCGAAGGGCTCTGCGCCAGGGTTGAGCGTAAGGCCATCCACGTACTACCGATTTTTGATTTGATTGCAAAGACCGGTAATATTCCGGAACGTGACATGTTTAACACCTTTAACATGGGTGTTGGCATGCTGATGGTTGCCGACAAAACTAAAGCAGATGATATTCTTGCTGCACTTAAAGCCTCGGGCGAGACCGCCTATGTCATCGGTGAATTGGCCGAGGGCGAAAAGGGAGTCGAGCTGTGGTAAAGATAGCCGTGCTGGTGTCGGGCGGCGGAACCAATCTTCAGGCGCTCATAGACGCCGAAACGCGTGGCGAGCTCGGCTGCGGAAAGCTGACGCTGTGTATCGCCTCAAATGATAAAGCTTATGCTTTAACGCGTGCCCAGAATCATGGCATGAAAACCGCCGTAGTGTCCAAAAAAGGCTATGACGGTATGGGCGCCTATGCGCAGGCGCTGCTGGATGTTTTACACGCTGAAGGCATTGAGTTGATTATTCTTGCGGGCTTTCTTACCATTCTGCCGACTACGGTTATCGCGCAGTATCGCGACCGCATCATCAATGTACACCCGTCACTGATTCCATCGTTTTGTGGTGAGGGCTTTTACGGCTTAAAGGTGCATGAGGCGGCGCTTAATTACGGCGTCAAGGTGACGGGTGCGACGGTGCACATGGTCAGCGAGGTGGTGGATGGTGGCAGAATCCTGCTGCAAAAGGCGGTTGACGTTTTAGAGGATGACACGCCTGAAACCCTGCAAAAACGTGTGATGCAGCAGGCCGAATGGCAGCTTTTACCCAAAGCCGCCGCCATGCTGTGCGACGACATTGCGCGAGAAAAGGAGAACAAAAACTGATGCAATTGCTGGAGCTTTCAACTATTCTAAAAGAAAATACCTACCCCGGGCGGGGCATCGTCATCGGCAAAAGCGAGGACGGAAATCACGCGGTGATTGCTTATTTTATCATGGGGCGCAGCGAGAACAGCCGTAATCGCGTTTTTACCGAGCGAGATGGCGGTATTATCACCGAGGCGCACGACCCTTCCAAAATGGTGGACCCGTCGCTGATCATCTATGCACCTGTTCGGGTGCTTGCTAACACGACGATCGTGACCAACGGTGACCAGACCGATACGATATACGATTTTATTATGGCTGGAAAATCCTTTGAAGAAGCGCTACGCACCCGTACCTTTGAACCGGATGTGCCGAACTTTACGCCACGTGTCAGCGGCATTGTCGAGCCTTGCGACGGGGATTTTTCTTACAAAATGTCAATTTTAAAAAGCTGCGGCGGAAATCCCGATTCCGTTGAACGGTTTTTCTTTGAGTACCTCCAGCCGGTTGCAGGTCAGGGGCGGTTCATCCACACTTATAAGTGCGACGGTAGCCCCATTCCATCCTTTGAGGGGGAGCCTGAGGCAGTGGCTATTCGCGGCGACATCGACGCCTTTACCGCGTCGCTTTGGGAAAGCCTGAACCTTGATAACAAGGTTTCGCTCTTTGTGCGCACCATTGCGCTTGCAACAGGAGAAACCGAGACACGCATCATCAATAAGCACTGCTAAGCCAAAGGAGGAACGGATGCAATGGCAAAAGAACTGGAATTGAAATACGGCTGCAACCCCAATCAAAAACCTTCGCGCATTTTTATAGCCGAAGGGGAACTGCCGATTGAGGTGCTAAATGGCCGACCGGGCTATATTAATTTTCTGGATGCCCTAAACAGCTGGCAGCTGGTTAAAGAGCTTAAAGCAGCTACCGGGCTGCCTGCGGCGACATCGTTTAAGCATGTCAGTCCGGCGGGCGCGGCGGTAGGGTTGCCACTGGATGAGACACTGCGCAAGATTTATTTCACTGGCGACGAAGAACTTTCGCCGATCGCTTGTGCCTACGCGCGGGCTAGAGGCGCCGACCGTATGTCATCCTTCGGCGACTGGATTGCTCTTTCAGATGTCTGCGATATCACAGCGGCAAAGCTGATTCAGCATGAGGTCTCGGACGGCATTATCGCCCCTGGTTACACTGCCGAGGCGCTCGAAGTGTTAAAATCCAAACGTAAGGGCGGCTATAACATCGTCAAGATCGACCCGGATTATATCCCCGCGCCGGTTGAGCACAAGGATGTTTTCGGCATTACGTTCGAGCAGGGGAGAAACGAGCTGAAAATTAACGCTGACATGCTGGATAATGTCGTTACCAATAATAAGGAGCTGCCCGAAAACGCCAAGGTTGATCTGGTGTTGGCGCTGATCACACTCAAGTACACCCAGTCCAATTCGGTCTGCTACGCTAAGAGCGGACAGATCATCGGCGTGGGCGCAGGTCAGCAGTCGAGAATACACTGCACCCGTCTGGCGGGTAGCAAGGCAGATATCTGGTGGTTGCGTCAGCATCCCAAGGTGCTTGCGCTGTCGTTTAGATCCAATCTGGCACGCGCCAACCGCGACAATGCCATTGACGTTTATATATCGGACGATTATGAGGATGTGCTGGGCGCAGACGTTTGGGCCGATACCTTTACCGTATGCCCCGAGCCGCTGACGGCTGCCGAAAAGAAGGAATGGCTAACCAAGCTGACTGGGGTATCGCTAGGCAGTGACGCGTTTTTCCCATTCGGAGATAATATCGAACGCGCGCGCCGTAGCGGTGTTTGCTATGTCGCGCAGCCGGGTGGCTCCATCCGCGACGATCAGGTCATCGCCACCTGCAATAAGTACAACATCGCAATGGCGTTCACCGGCATCCGTTTGTTCCATCACTAAGTTTTAGGAGGCGCGCTTATGGATATTCTGGTTGTAGGCTCGGGCGGGCGGGAGCACGCCATCATTAAAAAGCTGAAGGAATCACCCAAAGCTGGGCGCATCTACGCGGCTCCCGGCAACGGTGGTATCGCCGCCGATGCCGAGTGTGTGGACATTAGAGCGACCGACATCGCAGGTGTGACAGCGTATGTAAAAGATAATGAGATCGACTTTGTTGTCGTTGCCCCCGATGATCCATTGGTACTTGGCATGGTGGATGCGCTTAATGAAGCGGGTATTCCCGCGTTCGGACCGACTGAGGCCGCTGCCGCCATCGAAGGCAGTAAGGTTTTTTCAAAATGGCTGATGAAAAAGTATGACATTCCCACCGCAGCGTATGAGTCGTTTGACGACGCGAATGCGGCGATTGCCTATTTAAAACAGCAGAACAAATACCCCGCGGTTATTAAAGCTGACGGCTTGGCGCTGGGCAAGGGTGTTGTCATTCCTGAAAGCGAGGAAGAGGCTGTCAAAGCCGTACGCGCGATGATGGAAGACGGCGCATTTGGCGAAAGCGGCCGCCGCGTCGTCATCGAGGAGTTTTTAACCGGTATCGAGGTTTCGGTGCTGGCCTTTACTGACGGCAACATTGTTGTGCCGATGGCCTCTTCGATGGATCACAAGCGGGCGCATGACAACGACGAGGGCCTTAACACCGGTGGCATGGGTACTATTGCACCCCATCCGATGTATACCCCCGAATTACAGGCACGCTGCATGGAAGAAATTTTTATGCCGACCATTCGGGCGATGAAACAGGAGAATCGCGAATTTCGCGGGTGCCTCTATTTTGGCTTGATGCTCTGTGCTGACGGCCCACGTGTGATCGAATACAACTGCCGTTTTGGCGATCCTGAAACACAGGTGGTGCTACCGCTGCTTGACGGCGATCTGCTCGATATTATGCAGGCGACTGCTGAGGGGCGGCTTGCAGATGTGAAAATTGGCCAGAAATCAGGTGCTGCCGCCTGTGTGATTATCGCCAGTGGTGGATACCCGGTCTCGTATCAAAAGGGCTACGCCATCCATGGACTGGATGAAAAGGGTGGCGCAGATGGTGTAACGGTGTATCACGCGGGCACGACGTTGGAAAACGGGGTTTTTAAGAACAACGGCGGGCGGGTGCTTGGTATGACCGCAACAGGTGACACGCTGAAGGACGCGCTGGATAAGGCATATGCTGCCACGGTAGGTATCGGCTTTGAAAACAGCTTTTACCGGAGCGATATCGGTAAAAAGGTGTTATAAATGGTCGATTGATGTGTATGCTGGTTGAAAACAAGCATATATTAAGCCGGGGTCACGTTTTAAAGCGTAGACCCGGTTATTATAGTGAATATGAAAAAAGTGCTGACGTTAATATATAGTCGTCAGCACTTTTTCTATTTGCGAAAGAGAATTTTTCGGATTCTAAACAGATATAGCATTGTAATATTGCGAAGCGTTAGTTCATAGATGGCAAAGAACAGATTACCTGCCCCCAACAGCAGCCAGCCGAATCCTCCGGTCAGTTCGTCCATCAAATAATACAGACCAAAAATATAGATTACAACAAAATATCCGGCAAGGATGGCAACATTAAAAATCGTAACTTTTAGCAACATGCGCAATAGCTTAAACTTCAAGCGGTCTAGCTTAAACTTTAAAATAGGGTAATAACCGAAAAAGGCTATAAACATCAACGCGGCCTCGCGGTCGGGCACCATGAGCAAGGAAAGCAGCGAGACAACGGCATAGGTAATGCCCGCCACCGGCAATCCCAGTTCCATCGCGATGGGAATCAGCGCGATGCCAGCTAGCGCAGGTATTGCATAGGTTGCAAAGGGAACCAACACTGTGCCTA from Oscillospiraceae bacterium MB24-C1 includes the following:
- the purF gene encoding amidophosphoribosyltransferase, with amino-acid sequence MFDSIHEECGVFGIRAPKRCDVAASAYYALYALQHRGQESCGIAVNTKGVIKCHRDLGLVPEVFTERVLSELGTGSMAVGHTRYSTTGTASRVNAQPLVVRHVKGSMAIAHNGNISNASQIKQELEMTGAIFHSTNDSEVISYVITASRLTEPSIEKAIEKAMYRLEGAYSMVVMSPRKLIAVRDPHGFRPLCIGQTEDGSIVFTSETCALNTLNATWLRDVEPGEIVVADDNGMRSIKTHCGQNTGLCVFELVYFARPDSVIDGASVHAARLKAGEFLWKEHPVEADVVIGVPDSGLDAALGFSKASGIPYGVGFIKNRYIGRTFIQPSQGQRQDSVRIKLNVLRETVEGKRVVMIDDSIVRGTTCANIVNLLRHAGAKEVHMRVSCPPFKHPCFFGTDIDSTENLIACQMTVAEIAEKTGVDSLGYLSVESVQNIAKPKFGHFCVGCFTGQYPIAVPECEVYDKFQFELSTEETD
- the purM gene encoding phosphoribosylformylglycinamidine cyclo-ligase, with the translated sequence MQNSFSESYRAAGVDVTAGYKAVELMKKHVARTRTPAVLDSIGGFGGMLLPDLTGISRPVLVSGTDGVGTKLKIAFLLDKHDTVGIDCVAMCVNDIVCCGAKPLLFLDYIALGKNTPERVAEIVSGVAEGCVQSGCALVGGETAEMPGFYSEDEYDLAGFSVGVVDQSKILTPDNCRKGDVLIALPSSGVHSNGFSLVRKVFDVEHADLGRHYDELGATIGETLLTPTKLYVKSALAAIEAGGVRSIAHITGGGFYENIPRALPEGLCARVERKAIHVLPIFDLIAKTGNIPERDMFNTFNMGVGMLMVADKTKADDILAALKASGETAYVIGELAEGEKGVELW
- the purN gene encoding phosphoribosylglycinamide formyltransferase, yielding MVKIAVLVSGGGTNLQALIDAETRGELGCGKLTLCIASNDKAYALTRAQNHGMKTAVVSKKGYDGMGAYAQALLDVLHAEGIELIILAGFLTILPTTVIAQYRDRIINVHPSLIPSFCGEGFYGLKVHEAALNYGVKVTGATVHMVSEVVDGGRILLQKAVDVLEDDTPETLQKRVMQQAEWQLLPKAAAMLCDDIAREKENKN
- a CDS encoding IMP cyclohydrolase; the encoded protein is MQLLELSTILKENTYPGRGIVIGKSEDGNHAVIAYFIMGRSENSRNRVFTERDGGIITEAHDPSKMVDPSLIIYAPVRVLANTTIVTNGDQTDTIYDFIMAGKSFEEALRTRTFEPDVPNFTPRVSGIVEPCDGDFSYKMSILKSCGGNPDSVERFFFEYLQPVAGQGRFIHTYKCDGSPIPSFEGEPEAVAIRGDIDAFTASLWESLNLDNKVSLFVRTIALATGETETRIINKHC
- a CDS encoding phosphoribosylaminoimidazolecarboxamide formyltransferase, whose protein sequence is MAKELELKYGCNPNQKPSRIFIAEGELPIEVLNGRPGYINFLDALNSWQLVKELKAATGLPAATSFKHVSPAGAAVGLPLDETLRKIYFTGDEELSPIACAYARARGADRMSSFGDWIALSDVCDITAAKLIQHEVSDGIIAPGYTAEALEVLKSKRKGGYNIVKIDPDYIPAPVEHKDVFGITFEQGRNELKINADMLDNVVTNNKELPENAKVDLVLALITLKYTQSNSVCYAKSGQIIGVGAGQQSRIHCTRLAGSKADIWWLRQHPKVLALSFRSNLARANRDNAIDVYISDDYEDVLGADVWADTFTVCPEPLTAAEKKEWLTKLTGVSLGSDAFFPFGDNIERARRSGVCYVAQPGGSIRDDQVIATCNKYNIAMAFTGIRLFHH
- the purD gene encoding phosphoribosylamine--glycine ligase; this encodes MDILVVGSGGREHAIIKKLKESPKAGRIYAAPGNGGIAADAECVDIRATDIAGVTAYVKDNEIDFVVVAPDDPLVLGMVDALNEAGIPAFGPTEAAAAIEGSKVFSKWLMKKYDIPTAAYESFDDANAAIAYLKQQNKYPAVIKADGLALGKGVVIPESEEEAVKAVRAMMEDGAFGESGRRVVIEEFLTGIEVSVLAFTDGNIVVPMASSMDHKRAHDNDEGLNTGGMGTIAPHPMYTPELQARCMEEIFMPTIRAMKQENREFRGCLYFGLMLCADGPRVIEYNCRFGDPETQVVLPLLDGDLLDIMQATAEGRLADVKIGQKSGAAACVIIASGGYPVSYQKGYAIHGLDEKGGADGVTVYHAGTTLENGVFKNNGGRVLGMTATGDTLKDALDKAYAATVGIGFENSFYRSDIGKKVL